The segment AATACCAAACTCCATAAAAGCCAGATGGTTTCTGCTATAAGGTTAAGATTGTAGTAAATCCTTCCACTCACACCAGAACCAAGTAGAAAAACAGCTCATCTCGTATACAATACTAGCAGAATAAAGAACATGATTCAATTGAAATCTATTCAAGTAGCATATATATAGATAAGTTACCTACTCAAACGATGCGTCGTCTCGAGATTGTTGTTTATGTGATTTCCATCTCATCATGCTCCCTTTTCTATGAAAAAACTTGCCCTTCTTGTTATGTCTCACTTGCTGCGTTGCTTCTTCGATGCTACGTAACTCGGGTTCCTTCACGAGCATTTTAATCTTTGGATGTAAGATATATCCATGTGATGTCATTTGGTCATATAATTCTCTGGCCTGTTTTAACAGACCATATGTTGCTAAGCCTTGTACCAAGACTGCGTAATGTTCGGAGTTAGGTGATATCTCGTACCGCTTCATTTCTGCCCACGCTTTCAACGCATAATCCGGTTGTTCAAGTTCAAATGACTTGTTAAACATTATAACAAAGGTAGCCTCTGTAGGACCTAAACCATTTTGTCTCATCTGCTTAAGAAGTTCAAAGCTCGTTTCAGAATCTGCTCCTTGAATAAAAGAATGGTAGGTTTCGATCGTCGGGCTGATATTGTCGTCAGTCATCTTGGTCAGTACATCTTTTGCTTCATCCAGCTTTCCGACCTCACACAGAGGACGTATAAGCGAGTTGTATGTCGTGCAGTCGGGCTGTAAGCCtacttcttttattttctcaaggATTTTGAGAGCTTCACTGAAACAATTCTCCCGGGTCAACACATAAGCTAAAGAATTATAGACTTCAAGGCTTGGAATCCAATCCCTTTTCTTCATCTCATCATAGAGTCTAAGCGAGTCGAAAAGGTTCCCGGTCCTCGAAAAACAGGAAATCATGAGGGTGTAAGAAGTTGAATCCGGCAAAATACAACATTTAGACATTTCTCTCCAAATTCTCTTCGCTTCAAACACATCAACAGATACATTGCACCAGCCATTGAGAATAATGTTGAAGCTTTCTGTTTCCAAAGGAAAAAGCTTCTTGTTTACAAGCATAAACTCTTCAGCCTCTTCGATGTTCCCATATTTACAGAGAGAATTGAGGAGGGCATGAAAAGCCTCTTGATCCGGAGTCAATCTGAACTTCTCCATCATGTGGAATGTCTTAATGGCCTTACTTGCCTCATTTGCGTGTGCATACCTTAATCCAGGAACAACCTTGTTAACAGTATgcaattttcaaaagtaactATGGATGTTAATCTCCCTTCAAGCCATTAAGAAACGAATTAACAGAATGCATCAAAAAAAGCCTTTTCTGTATCTCACAGATATATGTTGGCCATCCTTCAATCTAATAGAAtacacaaattaaaaatgaaatgctACTCCAGTTTCAACCAAAAGCTTCTTGCTCATGGAAAACCTCACACGCACATACATAGACAAAGACTCATTTACATATAAGCTTGTTGAAGCAGGCCATTTTCGTTCACAAACTTGATTTGTGAGATCCTCGGGGGTGAATTGTTAGActccacatcagttgaagaggagaacgaaacattatttataagggtgtgaaaacctctccctagcagatgcgttttaaaaaccttgagggagaGCCCGAAAAGGgaatcccaaagaggacaatatctgctaacggtgggcttggactgttacaaatggtatcaaagctagacaccagacggtgtgccaacgaggatgttaagaccaaaggggtggacaccgggcagtgtaccagcgagaacgctaggccctaaagaggggtggattgtgagatcgccTTATAGAGATAAGgcggattatgagatcccacatcggttggagagggaaacgaaacactcctaagggtgtggaaacctctccctagcaaatgagttttaaaaactttgagtgacgcccaaaagcaaagcacaaagaagacaatatcggtaACTAGGTTTTGGACTCTTACATGGTTTCCACGTTACTTAGACTATGTCTTAACTTATCGAGTAAAATCAAAATGCAAAAACGTTTTCGCTAgtcattacaaatggcatGACAGAATGCAAAAAGAAATGTCAGAGTAAATGGAGATATgcgaaaataaattttacctATCAATCATGACAAGCATCGCTTGCCTCGAATTCAACAAGGATCCATGAAATTCTCTAATCAAACACCAAGCAGTACTGAATTTCTTATGATTGCCCAACACCCATATcatcaaattacaaatttcttCGTCAATAGATCCCCACTTCTCACCCCATTTGAAGGCTAGAAATGACGATTTCCAATCATCCCTCAACACCCAAATTGCGGAGTACACCAAATTCGGATCTGCCTGGACATCAAACTCGCCCAACGCAGCAATAGCCTCCACTTCCGAGGGCAAACGGGCAGCCCGTTTAAGCAATTCGACGAATTGGGCACTTCGCGCATCGTTTGGGCGATGGTTTTGGAATCTTACTGTGTCAAAGTGAAATGGGTGGGCAACTTTTTGAGAACAGAATGGAAGTGCTGAGAATTGACGAGCGGACTGAGAAGGCAGGTGaagtgtttgatgaaatgcctGAAAGGGCGAATCGGGAATTTGGAAATTGATGAGCTGAAGGAGTTGACGAAATGGCAATGGAGAGTTTCTGGAGAGCCCTCTTGCAATAGAAGAAAGACATGCCATGAATTCATGTACGCGACTGTGAGATACAGAGGGCTCGGCTGGGCGGTGGAATTTGGGCTACAATTTGAACTACGAGACCCTTTTATATGGGAGAAAGTGAAGGTACCGGGCGCCACGGAACCGCCAAGTTACTGTATGTGACAGACTCGTTTATAATAGTGAACAAATATTGAACCACGAggccatttatttgtttttttttttttttttaatcttttaaaaaaaattagatctcttttatttgtttttacttttaagaattttttttttttttaagattcaagcttgaaaattacaaaataataataaataataataattttttttcaattttgtcatATAGCTCGATACCCTGACTAATCGAGTTAGATATTTTTCCGTTTGGATTAGGTTGAATTATTGGAAAATCGAACATTTGGATCAATTTACGGGTTGACATTTCTTTATCGAGTCAACCCAACTAACCTAAAAAACAGGATTACAAATCAACTCAACCTTACCATActcttagaaaataaaaaatatatattttatgtgaaTGATGTGTTGTCTCGATgaataattgatatttaagttttatgaaattttcgTTATTAATGGTAACattaagattatttttaaataatttaaaaaaataattcaataaccCAACCTGTAAATAGAAGGTTAAGTTGGATTGggttataaactttatttgaaTTGCTCCGGTCATCCATCCTACCAACCTGAATTTTTATTggatacaaaattttattttataaataataaacgtgatttaaaaataaaataaaaacatgccTATTAAAtacgaattaaaaaaatattataaagtatTTTATAATTAGGCGTACACATGGAATGTAGAAAGAGTCAATTTAGTCCAAAGACGGGACAACAAAAACACCGTAACCAAACGCCCCCAAAGGGTTCACCGAGCATTGAGTAAAACTGGAAGAACACACCATTTTGAGAGACAATCGGCGGACAAAATGAGCGGCGAGGCCAAGAGCGGCGGTTCGATCGGCGGAGGAGGTGGTTTCAGATCGCGCATGGAGCACTATTTATACAGCGGTGAGAAGAAGCACGTCGCCGCTGGCATCGTCGTCATTGGCATCATCTTCGGCATCCCTTGGGCCCTTATGAATCGaggtttttgttctttcctttaccaaattttgtttctgttaCTCTTATCTCTGATGATCGTTTGTTTCTGCTGAGAGGAATTGATGTGGAAAAGCagatttggttttttttttttttgcccgGGATTTGAAGAAGGGATACGTTTAAATATTGACGTGTGCTGTGCACTAAGAAGATTTCGATTCTTGGATGGAGTTctgtttaaaaattacttcTTAGTTTTGCTTGAAAACCGAACAGGGAATTCAGCAATCTTTGGATTGCAATTGTGGGCGTCCGGGTGTTCACTTTTTCGTTGTGTAATTTAGGGTTTCAGAATCTGGGCAGCTTCGATACGATATGTTTAGAAATTGTACGTTTTGCTGTTGGGGTGATTCTGTAGAGGATTTGACAATACTGATTTTTTGAACTTCAGAAATGTTCCAAGAGAAATCAAAAGTGATGCCTTGGGGCTGTATGGGAAGTGCTCTAGAGTAACatattgatgaaaatgtcttTATAAAGTTTTGTTTGTCGGCTTACTTTTAGATTGTTTTCATGGTCGATTTGGTTGTAGCTAAACTGAAGCTATTCTTCCTTATAAGATCATAGGCGAGTAAGTAGTGTCGATTAAACTGCTGGTGTATATATTCGATCTAAGAGGCCAGAGATTCGAATCTTCCATCCCACGAGTTGTTGAACTTACAAAAAAATCTTATGAGACTTTTGCCCCACTCTAATTTCCCCCAGAAGTCAAATAGGATCGAAAGTTGGACTATTCCCTTACCGAAAGGCAAGCAAGCCTAAGCTGCTTTACTTTGTGAAATCAGGTCAGGGAATAGAGTCAAAGGTTTAGGAGCAAACAAACCTATGCTAATTGCTAACATGACGATGGCTCTCGGGAAAGGGTAGAGTATGCCTACAATCAATCTTTACACACATGATAGTAAAGCTAGGTTATCGATGATTCTACGATAGGCAGCCGCTACGTAAATAGATAAAAGCCCCCAAACACACTGCTACATAAATCTATTTGAGGCTTTATTTAAAATCGACATGACTCATCATCACCACTTAATTGTTTGCAGGGTCAAAGCATCAGTCTCATCAAGATTACATGGAAAGAGCTGATAAAGCACGAAGTCAGAGACTCTCTTCAGGTTCATCATCAgctaaatgatttttttttttgtttttttttttttgggtttcttcTGATAGAGAGGATGTTCTTTGGGGCACTTGGTTGGCTTAAAGTTTTTGTAGTATCTCCTATATCTTGCATTTTTTTCCTCCATCTGCTGACACTAAATGAAGATAAGTTAAAACTCAACAAGGAACACTTGTggttttgaaataaagaacGAACTTTTGTTCCCTTTTGTACTATTTAGCCCCCTTTACTTGTCTCTTTATATTCTACTTTTAGTGTTGAAATGGTTCTTATATTGAGAGTCAATGGTGACGAAATTCAGAGAATTACTCACTTATGCATGAAATACTTCTTTCCAGCATCTCAATATTTGTAATTCAGAATCAAGATTTGCACTTGTTCCTCTTCTAGGCCATTTCTTCCATGCATTTTCAcagatttattattatttttgttcgtAAGTCTTTCTCGTCCCCGttcctatttcatttttcattctcaTGAAATTCTTCAATTAGTTTTTTGGGATCCGGGCAAAAATCCTCCACAAGGACCAGGATCCCGACGGGTTGTTtcccatttttaaaatttttttcaaagaatttattaatgaataattttcattttctaatataatcttataagaaatatataatataacatataatataacgttgaacatcattttttttaattcaaatttcaatagtATAATATAGTATTCAATaccttgaaaaatatttatttattgaaagtaTATATACGTATATAAGTGAAGCAGGGCAGGATCGAAGATGGGTTTCAATTCATATACAGTATTCAATACCttggaatttttcttttttttaaaaaaagagagaataaagtttcatgaacaaataaacaaaggGTTCAAATTCTATTAGAATCCAAGGTTGGGAAAAGTCAGTTAAAACCTAATGGAGCCATAGGTTACATCCTCGATCTGTTTCCAAATTCTATTGCTGTCTTCTTAATGTTTACGTAGTATTCACTCTAATTTTGTTGCATGCGATTATCCTTAGGacattaaataacaaataacaTTGGAACGACCTAATTTTACTGAACAACCtcatatgatatgatgatTGTTATCCTTAGGacattaaataacaaataacaTTGGAACAACCTAATTTTACTGAACAACCTCATATAATATGATGATTGTAATCATTGAATgtactataaatttttaagatcTGTATCTATTTGatccataaatttttcaaacatGTCTAATAGTTGatccataaatttttcaaaaatgtcTAATAGATCAAGCACAACGTGGAAGAAAAATGCAAGTCATATAAAGCTATCCTCAGGGAAGAAAGTTCGCAGTACTGAGGCAAAAGAGAAAAGGCATTCACAAAGAGAAATTTACTTTACAAAATAAGATCGCTCTTGAACAAGTTATCGACCAATGAGAAAATTTAACTTACTGAATGGTGAGCTTcgtcaattttaaaattgtgtgTCATCTATTCAGTTTTAGAAGGGCCTTCGTTCGGATTAGACACCGGTTGATTGGACGTTGAAGGCAGCTCCGCAGCAGAAGTAGAAGCGGCATTTGGGTTGTGGATGGGCTTCTTAAATTGAACCAAGATCATAGTCATGTTGTCACATCCTTCACCACCAACTGAGGGTGCCAAGCATCTGTCAAATACTCTCTCACAAATGACTGAGAGTTTACTTTCCTGCATTGGACACAAATTGAAATCAGCATAAGCCAACTCGACCTCCTTCGTTTCTCAATATATGCTTACATGGACAACCTCGACTAATGTATCTGACAAGTGTCTTAACACGAACTTACCGTTTTAAGTTGATCTCCAATGTAATCAACCAGTTGTTGGCTGGACATACAATCCCTATGCAGAGAAAGAGATGGTCATTTACCATATTATAGGTTTTATGTATCAATTTAGAAAGCCTCAGAACTACAATGCTGGTTTTTCTTGCTTATAATGGTACACGTACAAGTGGgaaattttttaatccaaagCATAACTATTACTGAAGATCGCGACTGGATACGTGCCTGtgcactatatatataatttaaatgccTCAATGATTCGGATTTTAGAGAGATTATTTTTCCCCTTAAAGcacaaaatctgaaacttacCAGATGCCATCGCAGGCAATGACAAGAAATTCGTCATCCTCACAAAGCTCAACCTAATAACGAGAAAAACAAATGAGATCGTGAGAACATGAGAGGgattaaaaggaaaatgatgaTACCGTTCCAGAACCATTATAATCAAACTTCAACAAAGTTTTAATGATGGACATCTAGTTCGCTTAGAAGGTGtcaattaaactttaaaaataaggaaaacttTTATTTGAGCCCCCCTTGAACTAGAAAACTCGCTGcatcaaaagaaattaaaaaaaaataaatacatataagCATATAACACCCTGGCTGAAATATTGAAACCACGAATACGTACAGTTGTTACATCTGGATTGGCAGTTACAATCTGCTTTTCTGCAGGCATAGTTTCATTCTGCTTAAACTCCATGTCACCTGTAAAAACAGGTTTCCCAATCAATTATAGTCACGGAAGGAAATTCTCAATTTATACTCCACATGTAGAATTAAGACTTAGAAAGTATGTACCTATAGCCCGTGCCCTCCCCAATTTatattccaaatttaaaactatgaatTAGAGAGGATGTACCTATAGCCCGTGCCAAGTTGAGACTTCCATTGACACGACCAACTCGGATGAATCCACCGGCTTTCAAAATCCTGTCCTTCTCAGCCTCAAGATCAGGCTTGTGATCTTTAGATAGGTTATATGCCTGTGAAGAAGAAGTTAGATGGAGCACTAGACACACATGAAAATATCTcgattattcaaattaatctCCCCAACTTTCAGTGCTTTTCATGACATTCAAAATAATCATATCTGTCAGAGTTGTTACATCCGTATCTATTTATGCTTTTTCACAATCAGAGAGAGATTAACAGTATTTCAAGTGAGAAATGTT is part of the Cucurbita pepo subsp. pepo cultivar mu-cu-16 chromosome LG12, ASM280686v2, whole genome shotgun sequence genome and harbors:
- the LOC111806646 gene encoding pentatricopeptide repeat-containing protein At1g80880, mitochondrial, translated to MACLSSIARGLSRNSPLPFRQLLQLINFQIPDSPFQAFHQTLHLPSQSARQFSALPFCSQKVAHPFHFDTVRFQNHRPNDARSAQFVELLKRAARLPSEVEAIAALGEFDVQADPNLVYSAIWVLRDDWKSSFLAFKWGEKWGSIDEEICNLMIWVLGNHKKFSTAWCLIREFHGSLLNSRQAMLVMIDRYAHANEASKAIKTFHMMEKFRLTPDQEAFHALLNSLCKYGNIEEAEEFMLVNKKLFPLETESFNIILNGWCNVSVDVFEAKRIWREMSKCCILPDSTSYTLMISCFSRTGNLFDSLRLYDEMKKRDWIPSLEVYNSLAYVLTRENCFSEALKILEKIKEVGLQPDCTTYNSLIRPLCEVGKLDEAKDVLTKMTDDNISPTIETYHSFIQGADSETSFELLKQMRQNGLGPTEATFVIMFNKSFELEQPDYALKAWAEMKRYEISPNSEHYAVLVQGLATYGLLKQARELYDQMTSHGYILHPKIKMLVKEPELRSIEEATQQVRHNKKGKFFHRKGSMMRWKSHKQQSRDDASFE
- the LOC111806650 gene encoding uncharacterized protein LOC111806650, encoding MSGEAKSGGSIGGGGGFRSRMEHYLYSGEKKHVAAGIVVIGIIFGIPWALMNRGSKHQSHQDYMERADKARSQRLSSGSSSAK